The DNA segment ACTAGGACAGAAATAAAGCATTGGGTCGAACTCTTCTTTGGTGTCAAGGTAATAGCTATGAATAGTCATCGACTCCCGGGAAAGGGTAGAAGAATGGGAACTATTATGGGACATACAATGCATTACAGACGTATGATCATTACGCTTCAACCGGGTTATTCTATTCCACCTCTTAGAAAGAAAAGAACTTAAATCAAAATACTTAATAGCATGGCGATACATTTATACAAAACTTCTACCCCGAGCACACGCAATGGAGCCGTAGACAGTCAAGTGAAATCCAATCCACGAAATAATTTGATCTATGGACAGCATCGTTGTGGTAAAGGTCGTAATGCCAGAGGAATCATTACCGCAGGGCATAGAG comes from the Malus domestica cultivar Red Delicious-ww chloroplast, complete genome genome and includes:
- the rpl23 gene encoding ribosomal protein L23, producing MDGIKYAVFTDKSIRLLGKNQYTSNVESGSTRTEIKHWVELFFGVKVIAMNSHRLPGKGRRMGTIMGHTMHYRRMIITLQPGYSIPPLRKKRT